ATTCAAATATGATCTTAAAATTAGAATAAATTTTTGGGTTATCTGATTCATTTATTTGGAATTTTGTTTTATTATCCACATGTTTTTCTTTTTAATGGCATTCTTTTTCTCATCTTCAGACATTAATTCTTCAATTAATTTTTCTCCTTTACGCAATCCTATGATTTTGTGTTTTTTAGAAACCTTTGATGCTAATTCCTCAATTTTAAATAATTTCATTTTTGGTACAAACACTTCACCTTGATTCATTTGTGTTAAACAATTTAAAATAAAATCAACTGCTTCATCTACATGAAAAAAATATCTTTTCATATTTTTATCAGTTAACGACAGTGGTTTCTTCTTCTTAATTTCATCTTCCCAAACTTCAAAAACATTTCCATTTGCCTCAAAGATATTTCCAAATCTTGCAGTTGCAAATTTTATTGGAGGGTTGAGATTAATACCTGCCCAACTAATTACTCGTTCACCTAATAATTTTGTGGCCCCGTAAAGTGTTGATGAATTAACAGCTTTATCTGTACTAATATTCAAAACTTTTTTTGGCTTATTTTTCATAGCCATTTTAATAAGATTAACTGTTCCATTGATATTCGTATCAATTGTTTCTATGGGATTATATTCCGAAATTTCGATATTTTTTATAGCTGCTGTATGGATAACTATATCTACATTATTTCCAGCTAATTCTAATCTATCTACATCTAAAATATTTCCCAAAAGTAATCTTAGTCTAGGATCCTTGTTTTTTCTTCCTAAATCAAATAATGCATGTTCATTACTATCCAAAATTCTTAGAGTTTTAATTGGATATTCTAAAATCTTGCTTGTAAGTTGACTACCTACGCTGCCTGCACCTCCTGTTATTAGGATAGTTTTATTTTTTAATTCCTTTTTAATTTTATTATATTCTATTTTTTCCAAATTTATCACTGTTATCTCTTTAATTTAATTTCTAATTTATAAAAAATTATCAACGCTTACAAAAGTGATGTATACTATATTAATTATATATTTTAGATAACATTTAAGATATTATGAAAATTCCATTTTTTAAACCTTGGATTAATGACGATGATAAAAAAAGCGTAATTAATACATTAAATCAAAGATGGCTAACAAATGGTCCTAATCTTCAAAAATTTGAAAATAGGTTTAATTCAATTAATAATTCTAAATATTCCTTAGGTGTATCTACTGCAACACATGGATTACATCTTAGTTTAAAAAGTCTAGGAGTTGGATTTGGTGATGAAGTTATTATTCCTACATTCACTTTTTCAGCAACTGCTGATGCTGTTGAATATTGTAATGCGAAGCCTATTTTTACAGATGTTGATATGGATTCATTTAACATCCTTTCAAATGAAATTAAAAAGAAAATTACAAAAAGAACAAAAGCAATTGTAGTTGTTCATTATGGTGGTCAATCTTGTGATATGACTGAAATTTTAAAAATCAGTAAAGAAAAAAATATTCCTGTAGTTGAAGATTGTGCACATGCATTAGGTTCAACATATGGTAAAAAAAAATGTGGAACTATTGGAGATGTAGGATGTTTTAGTTTCTATCCTACAAAAATTATAACTACTGGAGAAGGAGGAATGGTCACTACTAATAATATTGAATTATTTAAAAAAATTAAATCTCTTCGTTCACATGGTATGAATATTTTACCTTCTGAACGTGAGAAAAAAGCTAGTTGGGAATATGATATAGTTGAATTAGGATTTAATTATAGATTAGATGAAATTCGCTCTGCACTAGGTTTTTCACAATTAAAAAGACTAAGTGAAATTAATAAGCACAGAAAAATGATTGCAAAAAAATATTCACAATTATTGAATAATGTTAAAGGAATTATTATACCTGTTACCAAAAATAATCGTAATCATATTTTTCACCTTTATTCCATTAAAGTAGACAAAACTTATTCTTTAACAAGAGATGAATTATTTGAAAAATTATATTCAAAACATATAGGAACAAGTGTTCAGTATAAACCCCTTCATTTAATGACCTATTATAAAAAAAAATACAATCTAAAGAAATCTAATTTTCCAAATGCTAATTTACTAGTAAAACAAATTCTTTGCTTACCAATTTATCCACAAATGACTGATAAAGAAATTAAATATGTGACATCTCAATTCTAATTTATTAAAAGATCAAGCGTTATCTCTTTAAAAATTCCCAAAAATGATACTTGAATAAATAAAATATGTAGTAAAAAACTTGAAATGGAAAAGATTTTTTACTATAATTCAAATATTAGCAAAAATTATTTGTTTTATGGCAAAGATTGGTTTTGTAGGATGTCACGAAATAAGTTGGTTTTGCTTGAAAAAAATATGCCAATTATCTAAAGAACATAAAGATGAGATGGTAGTTGTTTACAATTTAAATGAGGAAGAAAGCAAAAAACATTCAAGTTATTTCAATTTTGATTCATTAAAAAAAGAATTTGATTTTAATTTGAAATACATTTCAAATATTACAGATAGAGACAATTTAGAATTTTTGAAAAACTCTGGATTAGATGTACTTTTTATAATTGGATGGCATAAGATAGTACCTCAAGCAGTAATAGACACTGCAAAAATATGTTTAGGAATTCATTCTTCAGAACTCCCTAGAGATAGAGGTTCATCTCCAATAAATTGGCAAATTATAAAAGCTGAAGAGAAAGGTGGGGTTACTTTATTTCATTTAAGTGAAGGAGTAGATTCAGGACCAATTGTTGAAAGTACCAGTTATGATATTTCTGATGAAGACGATGTTAGAACAGTGTATTTTAAAGCAACAATCGCTTCAATCTCATTATTAGAAAAACATTGGTCAAACATACACAATCTAGATGTTCCAAGTATCACACAAGATGAATCGCAAGCAACTTACAATGAAAGACGAAGGCCAAAAGATGGATTAATTGACTGGACTCAAAGTTCTAAGAAATGTTATGATTGGATTAGAGCAATAACGTTTCCATATCCTGGAGCATACACATACTGGAATAAGAAAAAAATCATATTAATTTCGTCAAAAATAAGTAATATTCAAGGAACAAAACCTGGAGAAATTTTACAAGTGGGGGAGAAAATCATAGTTTCATCTGGAGATAATAGTTTAGAAATTTTATCATTACAAGTTGAAGGAGAGCCAATTTGCAATGCTAAATTATTTGTAGATTCATATAAAATACAAAGTGGGGATGTTTTTTCCAATTCATAAACAATTCAAATTAGATTTTTTCAATATCTCGTAACACAATAAATGCTTCAGCATTCATTACACCTATAGAAGATCCCCAGAAATTTGAACGTGTAACAATAGATTTATCAGAACGTGGATGTGGATATTCATGTATTTCATTTTTGTATATTTCAACAGCAGCAATTTTTTTCTTTAAAAATGGAGTTATTTCTACAAATAAATTTGGTTTAAAACTTGCATTACCCCATTCAGTAGAAGATGGTGTTTCATAACAAATTAAGCGTTGAATGTTAGAATTTGGTGTAGGTCGTGCAGCTATCAGAGTAATATCAAATATTTTTTTATGATCTTGATTTACATCACCCCAAAAATGAGTATAAATTGTATCGGGATTATATTCTTCAATTATTTTTTCTAATTTTTTTGCTAAAACTAGAGATGATATAGTATCAAGTGTCTGATCACGATAATCTAAGAATTTAATTTTTTCAATTCCTAAAATAGTTGCTACTTTTTTTGCTTGATTTTTTCTCATTACAATGTTTTTTTTAGAATTACTTCTTGCCGATTCACCATCAGCAAAAATCACAACAAATACCTGATCACCGTTTTGAGAATGTTTTACAATAGTACCGCCCAAACCTAAAGTTTCATCATCTGGATGTGCACAGACTACTAGAATTTTTTTCATATTCCTAGTTTAAGTTTCAATTGTTAATAATTCTTTAAATCATCTTTTAAGTTGAGAATTTCTTTAGAAATTCGTTTTGCACCTAAACCATCAACAATTTCAAGTTTTTTTGTATAGTTAAGTTCCCCAGAAATTATAGAATCCAAGAAATTACAAAGTTTTTTATCTAAATTTTTGTCAGGTAATCCTAAATTCAAACCAACTTGCTTTTTCTCCCATTGTTGTGCAGTTTTTAATTGGTGTTTTACCTGACAAACTACAGCAAAGGGTACATGCATAGTAGCAAATTCATATGAAGTGATACCCCCAGAACATAAACCATATTCACTTGATGCAATTTCTTGATACATGTTTTTTGTTTCTTTTATAATGTGAAGAGATTTAAAATTTTTTTTCAGATTATTTAGTTGTGATAATTTTGAACCAGGCCCTAAAATTATTTTAATTTTCAGTTTTTGTTGATATTTTTGTAAATTTTTTAAAAATATTCTTACAAGATTATGTTCATCAAAACCACCAAATGTAACAAGTAGTTTGAATTTCTTTTTAGTAGGATCTTTTTTTAAAGAGAAATTTTTATGTAAAATTTGATAAGAAGGACCAGTAAAACATTTTGTTCCAAATTTATTGTATAATATTTTATTTGAAAATCCTATATATCCATTAAAAATTAAATCAGCTGGAAAATCAATTTTTTCTAAATCCGAAATATAAATTACTTTAACATAATTACGTAATTTTTTTACGTATCGTTTTTGTGTTTTATATTTATCAATAATTAAAATATTGATATTTTCTTTTTTAATTATATTGATAGTTTTTTGTAAATCATCTTCAAAGTTTGAATTTTGTCTTAATGAAAAAATTTGTTTAAATCCTGAATTGATTATTGGTTTTTTTGCTTGACCATAATCTTCTACTAAAAAGAAAATATTGTTTTTACTTAATTCTTGTGCAAGGTTAATACATCTAAAAACATGTCCAAACCCTAATTGTTTATTTTTTGCTTGTCCTCCAGAGGTTCTAAATAATATGTTTAGTTGTTGCTTTTTCAAATGTATTTAACAGAAATTACTCTATCTTATATCCTTCCATCTAATTGATTCGTCCATTGATATTTTTCGAGTTGTTTTTTTTCCTAAAATTTTATTAAAAAATTTTGGCTCTATTCCTGTGGCCGGACGTTTAATTGATAACATGTCAAGTGTTAATTTAACACCTTTTGGAATTGGTATACTTGCAGTAACAGAACGTCGTGCCAGAGTTTTGGTGTTCATTTCTGATGGTTGACAGGATTTAATTCCACTACCAATCAATTTTTCAACAATGCGTATGTTTGTTATTAGATTTTTTAATTCTTTAGGGTTGGAAGAGATTGAATGATCTGGTCCACTCATTTTTTTATCTAAAGTAAAATGTTTTTCAATTAGTTTAGCACCTCTTGCTACTGCTGCAAATGAAACTAATTCGTTATCCCCATTATCAGAAAAACCAATTGGATATGGAAATTTTTTTTGTAGTTGATTAATAGATGAAAGATTTACTTCCTCTGTAGGCGCAGGATATGAAGAAATACTATGCATTATCATGATTTTTTTATTTTTTGTAGATTTGATAGTTTTTAGCGCATCAGATATCTCATTCATATTTGACATTCCTGTGGAAATAATCATTGGTTTCATTTTGGATGATGCATATTTTATCAATGGTAAATTAGTTAAATCACCTGAAGCAATTTTAAATGCAGGCACATTAAGTTTAGAAAGTAAATCGACAGAATCATTGCTAAATGGAGTAGATAAAAAAATTATTTTTTTACTTTTAGCATATTTTGATAACTCTGTAAATTCACTATCTATTAACTCAAGTTTTTTGAAAAGTTTAAAATAATCAGATTTTTTTGCAATAAAATTTTCTGTTTTAAAAGTTTGAAATTTTATTGCATCAGCACCACATTTTTGTGCAGTATTGATTAATTTTTTAGCAATATTGATATCGCCATTATGATTTAGACCAGCTTCGGCAATAATAAAAACTGGAGAATCTTCACCGACAATTTTTTTTGAGATTCGAATTTTCATATTTATGTTATCACTTGATGGTAATTTAATGATCCTTTATTAATTAAATACTGAAAAATAAAATAATCAAAAAATAGAGGAAAATTGTTGGGTATAAAACTTCGTCAAGCGGAAAAAAGAGATTGGGATTTAATTTTAGATCTTCGTAACGCATCATACAAGTTTTTTTACAAACAAAATGAACCAATTTCACATAATGAGCACTACAAATACATGGAAAATCAAATCAAAAACAATAACTTTCATCAATGGATAATTACTCATAATAACGAGGATGCAGGATATGTAAGAATTTTGGATTCTGATGTAAGTATAATGGTAGATAAAGAATATCAAAATAAAGGAATTGCATCAATTGCATTATTTTTACTGGAAAAAGAAGCAAAAACATTAGGAATTAAAAAATTAGTAGCTTTAGTTGCACCTGAGAATAAAAGTAGTCAAAAAATTTTTCAAAAAAATAATTATATTCTGAAATTGAATTTATTTGAAAAAGATCTTTAATGAGTCAATATTCAAAAGAAATCACATATTTATTTATAATATAACAAATGAGATTCCATATGCAACCAAAGGCTAACATTTTTCAAGGATATACTGAGTTTCATAATGAACATTATTACAAATGGGAAAAAGCTCAATCTCAAAAGTATTTCGAATACAGAAAAAAATGGGTAGAAAATGCAGACAAACTAATTATTGAAAAATATCCGCTACATTTGGACATAGGAATTTCTAATGTTTGTAATCTAGAATGTACATTTTGTGCAAGAACAATTAAAGTTCAAAAAGATGATTGGAGGAAAGTCATGCATATGGATATCAATTTATTTAAAAAAATTATTGATGAAGCTGTTGAATTAGGTACCTATTCAATTAATATGAATTTGTTATGTGAGCCTTTAATTCATCCTAAACTATTAGAAATGATCAAGTATGCAAAAGAAAAAGGAATTATTGATGTTCATTTTCATTCGCATGGAGGTTTGTTAAATGAAGAAAAAGCTAATTTATT
This window of the Candidatus Nitrosomarinus catalina genome carries:
- a CDS encoding PIG-L deacetylase family protein, with product MKKILVVCAHPDDETLGLGGTIVKHSQNGDQVFVVIFADGESARSNSKKNIVMRKNQAKKVATILGIEKIKFLDYRDQTLDTISSLVLAKKLEKIIEEYNPDTIYTHFWGDVNQDHKKIFDITLIAARPTPNSNIQRLICYETPSSTEWGNASFKPNLFVEITPFLKKKIAAVEIYKNEIHEYPHPRSDKSIVTRSNFWGSSIGVMNAEAFIVLRDIEKI
- a CDS encoding GNAT family N-acetyltransferase, which produces MLGIKLRQAEKRDWDLILDLRNASYKFFYKQNEPISHNEHYKYMENQIKNNNFHQWIITHNNEDAGYVRILDSDVSIMVDKEYQNKGIASIALFLLEKEAKTLGIKKLVALVAPENKSSQKIFQKNNYILKLNLFEKDL
- the pseG gene encoding UDP-2,4-diacetamido-2,4,6-trideoxy-beta-L-altropyranose hydrolase, whose protein sequence is MKKQQLNILFRTSGGQAKNKQLGFGHVFRCINLAQELSKNNIFFLVEDYGQAKKPIINSGFKQIFSLRQNSNFEDDLQKTINIIKKENINILIIDKYKTQKRYVKKLRNYVKVIYISDLEKIDFPADLIFNGYIGFSNKILYNKFGTKCFTGPSYQILHKNFSLKKDPTKKKFKLLVTFGGFDEHNLVRIFLKNLQKYQQKLKIKIILGPGSKLSQLNNLKKNFKSLHIIKETKNMYQEIASSEYGLCSGGITSYEFATMHVPFAVVCQVKHQLKTAQQWEKKQVGLNLGLPDKNLDKKLCNFLDSIISGELNYTKKLEIVDGLGAKRISKEILNLKDDLKNY
- a CDS encoding methionyl-tRNA formyltransferase; this encodes MAKIGFVGCHEISWFCLKKICQLSKEHKDEMVVVYNLNEEESKKHSSYFNFDSLKKEFDFNLKYISNITDRDNLEFLKNSGLDVLFIIGWHKIVPQAVIDTAKICLGIHSSELPRDRGSSPINWQIIKAEEKGGVTLFHLSEGVDSGPIVESTSYDISDEDDVRTVYFKATIASISLLEKHWSNIHNLDVPSITQDESQATYNERRRPKDGLIDWTQSSKKCYDWIRAITFPYPGAYTYWNKKKIILISSKISNIQGTKPGEILQVGEKIIVSSGDNSLEILSLQVEGEPICNAKLFVDSYKIQSGDVFSNS
- a CDS encoding N-acetylneuraminate synthase family protein, with the protein product MKIRISKKIVGEDSPVFIIAEAGLNHNGDINIAKKLINTAQKCGADAIKFQTFKTENFIAKKSDYFKLFKKLELIDSEFTELSKYAKSKKIIFLSTPFSNDSVDLLSKLNVPAFKIASGDLTNLPLIKYASSKMKPMIISTGMSNMNEISDALKTIKSTKNKKIMIMHSISSYPAPTEEVNLSSINQLQKKFPYPIGFSDNGDNELVSFAAVARGAKLIEKHFTLDKKMSGPDHSISSNPKELKNLITNIRIVEKLIGSGIKSCQPSEMNTKTLARRSVTASIPIPKGVKLTLDMLSIKRPATGIEPKFFNKILGKKTTRKISMDESIRWKDIR
- a CDS encoding DegT/DnrJ/EryC1/StrS family aminotransferase; protein product: MKIPFFKPWINDDDKKSVINTLNQRWLTNGPNLQKFENRFNSINNSKYSLGVSTATHGLHLSLKSLGVGFGDEVIIPTFTFSATADAVEYCNAKPIFTDVDMDSFNILSNEIKKKITKRTKAIVVVHYGGQSCDMTEILKISKEKNIPVVEDCAHALGSTYGKKKCGTIGDVGCFSFYPTKIITTGEGGMVTTNNIELFKKIKSLRSHGMNILPSEREKKASWEYDIVELGFNYRLDEIRSALGFSQLKRLSEINKHRKMIAKKYSQLLNNVKGIIIPVTKNNRNHIFHLYSIKVDKTYSLTRDELFEKLYSKHIGTSVQYKPLHLMTYYKKKYNLKKSNFPNANLLVKQILCLPIYPQMTDKEIKYVTSQF
- a CDS encoding polysaccharide biosynthesis protein, with the translated sequence MEKIEYNKIKKELKNKTILITGGAGSVGSQLTSKILEYPIKTLRILDSNEHALFDLGRKNKDPRLRLLLGNILDVDRLELAGNNVDIVIHTAAIKNIEISEYNPIETIDTNINGTVNLIKMAMKNKPKKVLNISTDKAVNSSTLYGATKLLGERVISWAGINLNPPIKFATARFGNIFEANGNVFEVWEDEIKKKKPLSLTDKNMKRYFFHVDEAVDFILNCLTQMNQGEVFVPKMKLFKIEELASKVSKKHKIIGLRKGEKLIEELMSEDEKKNAIKKKNMWIIKQNSK